Proteins encoded by one window of Candidatus Ozemobacteraceae bacterium:
- a CDS encoding putative maltokinase yields MRSFTRSLEEGVSRYIRTKRWFAGKGREISAVRLLTAEPVRIDDLPEWVCAMFSVSFAGGSVQTYFLPLSVFRSGAELPPGLPSEACIVEADGARGRCFVFDALHDDQFCRGVLAALRRSGDVSLENGVLRFSASGALKEMDSRHEEPVCRLSLEQSHSSYRLGDRMIVKIYRQIQNGVNPELEIGRYLTEKAAFPNMARVGGAIEYLGEGGNTTTLAILQEFVPNGGDCWNHTLAHLKRLSEAVARGEAPDNGNFPERMELLGERVGLLHAVLAGTSGDPAFDPEPVSDDDWVEWMSSIERSAVETLDALKRRIDSIPERHRAMVEEVCAASDRIRDHVKTFRPDLASIRKARIHGDLHLGQILVTQDDFVIIDFEGEPARPLAERRRKHLPVRDVAGMLRSFGYAARMTVQHESLGNDEFDRRLSAMAEDWEHRIGEIFLSGYFHGAGDCVAIPRDRDVFDSLLNLFLLEKVLYECVYELNNRPDWIGIPIAGLINIVRNIYLA; encoded by the coding sequence GTGAGGTCCTTCACCAGATCTCTCGAAGAAGGCGTATCCCGATATATCCGGACAAAACGGTGGTTTGCCGGGAAGGGGCGTGAAATATCCGCGGTCCGGCTTCTCACGGCTGAGCCGGTTCGCATCGACGATCTGCCCGAATGGGTCTGCGCGATGTTTTCAGTCTCCTTTGCCGGCGGATCCGTCCAGACCTATTTTCTTCCCCTGAGCGTCTTCCGGTCCGGCGCCGAACTGCCCCCCGGGCTTCCGTCCGAGGCCTGCATCGTCGAAGCGGATGGAGCGCGAGGCCGATGTTTCGTATTTGACGCCCTTCATGATGACCAGTTTTGCCGGGGAGTTCTTGCGGCCCTCAGAAGATCCGGTGACGTTTCTCTCGAAAACGGCGTTCTGCGGTTTTCCGCCTCCGGCGCTCTTAAGGAAATGGATTCCAGGCATGAAGAGCCGGTTTGCAGGCTCAGCCTAGAGCAGAGTCACTCCTCGTATCGGCTCGGCGACCGGATGATCGTAAAAATATATCGCCAGATACAAAACGGGGTGAACCCCGAACTCGAGATCGGCCGGTATCTCACGGAAAAAGCCGCGTTCCCGAATATGGCCCGGGTGGGAGGCGCGATCGAGTACCTCGGGGAAGGCGGGAATACGACGACTCTGGCCATCCTGCAGGAGTTCGTTCCGAACGGCGGCGACTGTTGGAACCACACGCTCGCGCATCTGAAGCGGCTATCCGAAGCCGTAGCCCGTGGAGAAGCGCCGGACAATGGAAATTTTCCCGAGCGGATGGAGCTGCTCGGCGAACGGGTCGGACTGCTTCATGCCGTGCTCGCCGGAACGTCCGGCGATCCAGCGTTCGACCCTGAGCCGGTTTCCGATGATGACTGGGTGGAATGGATGTCGTCGATCGAACGGTCGGCGGTTGAAACCCTGGATGCCTTGAAACGAAGAATCGATTCCATTCCGGAACGGCATCGCGCCATGGTCGAAGAGGTCTGTGCCGCATCCGATCGCATTCGCGACCATGTGAAAACATTCCGCCCTGATCTTGCCTCGATACGCAAGGCCAGGATTCACGGAGACCTCCATCTCGGCCAGATTCTCGTGACGCAGGATGATTTCGTCATCATCGATTTCGAGGGTGAGCCGGCCCGGCCGCTCGCGGAGCGGCGTCGCAAGCATCTTCCGGTGCGCGATGTCGCCGGGATGCTGCGGTCGTTTGGGTATGCTGCGCGAATGACCGTTCAGCACGAGTCCCTCGGAAACGATGAGTTCGATCGCCGATTGTCGGCCATGGCTGAAGACTGGGAACATCGGATCGGCGAAATATTTCTGAGCGGATACTTTCACGGCGCAGGCGACTGCGTAGCGATTCCCCGTGACCGGGATGTGTTCGATTCGCTGCTGAACCTTTTCCTGCTCGAAAAGGTCCTGTATGAGTGTGTCTACGAGCTGAACAACAGACCGGATTGGATCGGCATTCCGATTGCAGGATTGATAAATATAGTAAGAAATATTTATCTGGCATGA
- a CDS encoding archaemetzincin yields the protein MGHPFFETTIWIWIRRFLLLGLGIVAAGLIFQSRFTPRDMTACVEAVGSLDGLSEEEKRFFTPGGDFDLLGRPRRGDWLAQFPERGQTWDQYRQSGFNPFAPPHNRLYLQPLGAFASGSSLLERLKEFTAAFYAADVILLPPVEIASQSFRGRINTHTGRPQVRTGDILEWLKARLPADAYCLTAVTMVDLYPDDNWNFVFGEATLAERVGVFSFCRYDPAFYGEAAGAGDEGLFLRRCCKVLAHEIGHMYGLYHCVHFRCLMNGSNNLPESDSRPMHECPVCLRKFWSNIRFSLADRYLKLQHWYRQAGWADEEAWISRRLKTVLGKE from the coding sequence ATGGGACATCCGTTTTTCGAGACGACGATCTGGATCTGGATCCGCCGGTTCCTGCTGCTGGGACTGGGAATCGTGGCGGCCGGCTTGATTTTTCAATCGAGATTCACTCCGCGCGACATGACTGCCTGCGTTGAGGCTGTCGGATCTCTCGATGGCCTGTCGGAGGAGGAAAAGAGATTTTTCACGCCGGGCGGCGATTTCGATCTGCTCGGACGGCCTCGCCGCGGCGACTGGCTTGCCCAGTTTCCCGAGCGCGGTCAGACCTGGGATCAGTACCGACAGTCTGGGTTCAACCCGTTCGCCCCGCCCCATAATCGCCTGTATCTTCAGCCTCTCGGCGCATTTGCCAGCGGAAGCAGCCTGCTCGAGCGGCTGAAGGAATTCACCGCGGCGTTCTACGCCGCCGATGTGATTCTGCTGCCCCCTGTCGAGATCGCGTCGCAGTCATTCAGAGGCCGCATCAACACCCATACCGGACGGCCGCAGGTGCGCACCGGCGACATTCTCGAATGGCTGAAGGCCCGGCTTCCTGCCGACGCCTACTGCCTTACCGCCGTCACCATGGTCGATCTGTATCCGGATGACAACTGGAATTTCGTCTTCGGCGAAGCCACGCTTGCCGAACGGGTGGGCGTGTTCAGCTTCTGCCGGTACGATCCCGCGTTCTACGGGGAAGCGGCGGGTGCGGGAGACGAAGGCCTCTTTCTGCGTCGCTGCTGCAAAGTGCTGGCGCACGAGATCGGGCACATGTACGGCCTCTATCACTGCGTGCACTTCCGGTGCCTGATGAACGGGTCGAACAATCTTCCCGAGAGTGATTCCCGACCGATGCACGAGTGCCCCGTGTGCCTCCGGAAATTCTGGTCCAACATCCGGTTTTCTCTGGCCGACCGGTATCTGAAGCTTCAGCACTGGTACCGGCAGGCCGGATGGGCCGACGAGGAAGCCTGGATCTCGCGGCGCCTGAAAACCGTTCTGGGCAAGGAATGA